TCCGCGGACCGGCAAACTTTTTTTGTGTCTTATACCTCTATATGCACCTATTTCAATTAACCTTTTTAAATTATTCTTCTCTTCCCTTCTGAGATCGCCCTCTACCTTGTATTTACTTTCTATGATTCTCCTGATAATTGCCACTTCATCTTCTTTCAGATCTGTTACTTTTCTGTGCCTATCTACCCCGGCTTCTTCAAGAATCTGATTAGACAACGTTTTACCTACTCCATATATATAAGTCAGAGCAATAAATATGTTTTTGTTTTTTGGCAGATCAATACCTGCAACACGAGCCATTAATACCTCCTATCCTTGCCTTTGTTTATGTTTTGGATTCTCACATATAACTCTTACAACACCTTTTCGCCTGATCACTTTACATTTTGGGCATCTAATCTTCACTGAAGGTTTAACCTTCATAAATCCTCCTTGATTAATAACACTATACTCTATATACGATCCTTCCTTTGGTAAGATCATACGGAGATAGCTCTACTGTAACTTTGTCTCCTGCAAGTATTTTTATATAATGCATACGCATTTTACCTGAAATATGTGCAAGCACCTTGTGTCCATTTGCCAGTTGTACTCTGAACATAGCATTTGGAAGCGTCTCTAAAACAGTCCCTTCTACTAAAATAGCATCTTCTTTTGGCATATCAATTTGTCTTCGTCAATATAATACCTTCTTCATAATCAACCGCAATAGTATGCTCAAAATGAGCCGATAAAGAACCGTCAATCGTCCTTGCAGTCCAGCCATCCGGATCAATCTTTACCCCATAACCTCCTGCAGTTATCATAGGCTCTATAGCCAATACCATACCCTTTTCAAGTTTTATACCTTTACCGTGTTCTCCAAAGTTAGGTATTTGCGGATCCTCATGAAGCGAGCTACCAATACCGTGGCCTACAAAATCTCTTACAACTGAAAAGCCTCTCTTCTCAGCATATTCCTGTACGGTACTCGAGATATCGTACAATCTATTACCTACCCTTGCCTCTTTTATTGCAGCATAAA
The nucleotide sequence above comes from Deltaproteobacteria bacterium. Encoded proteins:
- the rpsM gene encoding 30S ribosomal protein S13, producing MARVAGIDLPKNKNIFIALTYIYGVGKTLSNQILEEAGVDRHRKVTDLKEDEVAIIRRIIESKYKVEGDLRREEKNNLKRLIEIGAYRGIRHKKSLPVRGQRTHTNARTRKGPRRQTVGGLKKKETAKK
- the rpmJ gene encoding 50S ribosomal protein L36: MKVKPSVKIRCPKCKVIRRKGVVRVICENPKHKQRQG
- the infA gene encoding translation initiation factor IF-1, coding for MPKEDAILVEGTVLETLPNAMFRVQLANGHKVLAHISGKMRMHYIKILAGDKVTVELSPYDLTKGRIVYRV